One Camelus bactrianus isolate YW-2024 breed Bactrian camel chromosome 26, ASM4877302v1, whole genome shotgun sequence genomic window, CGCCCCGCGATTGGGCTCTCCCGCGATCCGCACGGGGGAAGCGCATGGTAGGCTCCTCTCCTCggctctctctcatacacactcTCTCGCACACACACGGACACGTGTACGCGCCTGGGCTCGGGCACCCTCGGCCCGGCGCGTCCCCCACGTCACCCAGTTAAGGCCCTGGATGCTGCTCCCTGGCACGGCGCCCGGCTCGCCTCCTcacctttccctcttcctcctcctcctgcctcgcCGCCTCCATCCTCTGGCTCGCGGGCCGAGGACCGAAAACTCCGGCCCGGCCTGGCCAGccaaggaggaggctggagggggccggcgggaagggagagggggagagcgcgggggagaaaaagaaagtgaactCATTGGCGCTCCGCGCGCGCTTCCCTCCCCTCGCCGCGTCCCTCGCCCGCCGCGGCCCGGCggtgggcagggaaggaagtTGTAACACTTGCCGTGCTCCCCCTCCCCGCACCCTCCCCGCTCCCACTCCGCTCCCCCCGCGGGGGCCCCCTCCCCGGCGCCCGGCTCCTTTGAATTTGGCCAAGTGCTGTGTGTGCGCGCTGCTCGGGTggacgcggcggcggcggcggcggcggcggccgggtaGCGAGCGGGCGGCGCGGCGAGCCGAGCGCGGTAAGTGCGGCGCCGCCGCCGGCGCGCCCTCTTTCTTTCGGGGGTCCTAGTGCCCGGGCCGCGGCGCCGGAGCCGGAGGGAGGGCGGGAGCTGGCTCGGACGGCGGCGCAGTTCCCCGAGCTGCTCTGGGAGGCGGCCGCAAGTTGGCCAGCCCGGGTGGCCCGGGAGCATCCCCTCGGCGGGCGGGCTCTCTCCGGGTCTGGCCTCCCGGTTCCCGGCCTCCCCGTCCCCGCCCCGCCCTCGCGTCTGACACCGCGGGCTGCCAGCTCAGGTGGGAACTTCGCCGCGCCTCTTGCCGGAGAAGCTGGGCGCTGCGCCCCGGTTCCGGGGAGCCCCAGGCTCTCGGGTTCCCCGAGAACGGCAGCCCAGCCTGGGCGCTGAGTGGGGGCAGGGAGTCCAGCCCCCCTGGCTCTGGTCGGGTGACCCCCAGTTTTGTGGTGGACGCCGTGTCTTCTGAGGAGTCTTACAAGATCCTGTGGGGCTTCTAGCGAGTGGGGAGCCCTGGGATGTCACCACTTTTCCGGGAAAGTGGAAACGCGCAGCTTCTCCAACTACCCGGGAACCAAGTTGGAAAGCAGAGAAGGCGGAAAGGGGCTTGGGGTGGTGTGGGGAGTGGTGGATGTCGACTGAAACTTGAGCTCGAAACTCTGGATGGGGCTGGAAGCAAACAAACATCCCGAAGGGGGCATTTAAACAGTTACAGATTTATGAGTCTGCAACTCAGTCTAAGACAGAATCGTGTTTTACAGCAGATTAGAAGAAGCGTCGAGTATTTTAGATTGAGGTGGGTTCTTCCGATCTCTGCTGAACACCTCATTATGCAGTTTGAATTCCATCCTACTGCCTCACCTTTAAGGTGGCTGTAAGGGTAACCTGCTACTAATTCTTATTGCAAAGGAAGGCGAAGGAGTAATTCTGTCGTGTAATACAGCAAATGCATTTGTTATCCGAAGTCATTATAATTTAAAGCTAGAGGAAAGTTTCCATGTACTTTTGGGTACGTGCGATGGGAGTGAAAGAACGAGCGCTGTCCAAACACTTTTTACAGGGCCCCAGACAGCTGAGATACGAGGACAGGACTGTCTCTTTATAATACTCTATTTCTTATCTTCTGACGGTGTATTTTGTCAAACATTTGCAGGCTCTGGCAGAATTCACTGGGTGGGCTTTTCACTAGGAATAGAAATATGTTCAGGCAATACCTTTCCCTTCTGttgtcaaaaggaaaaaaaaaaaaaaaaggactggcATCTTTGGAGAGCTTGGAAGAGTACCCCAAAAGATGGTGTTGCAACTGAACAGAGCTTGGTGATTTGATTCCTTTCgtgaatttgtttaaaatataatgcacacccaccccccaccctccaacTGCCCACCTGGAGAAGTATTTGTTGTCTTTCTAGTATATTATGAACAGAGTTTAGAATTAAGAGTAACTGTATAATTAAAACTCATTATAGATTTTAATATTTCAgttgaaataaatgattttacAAAGGCATCAACAGTCCCGCTTTGCACATCCCTTAATACATTCTTAATTATCTAAAACGTCTGGCTTGTATTTCTCAATTTATGAAATTCTTGGAAGAGCCTTGAAACTTTCGATTTGTGATTCTAAATGCAGAGCAAATATTTAATTCTTGCACTAAGAGTGAGCGGTTAGTTCAGTAATAAGACTTGCTAATCCCACTTTAAAATGTCATGGCATTCACAAATTATTCCTAAATTCTTTAAAGATGGGGGTTCATAATGAGTTTAGTTATCCTATTGTGTATTTCAGGATTATGGgtatttctcttcctcttgcaTTTTCCTTAACAATCTTGCtttttttaacatgaattttAATACTCCTCCTACTCAAAGGAGGAGTACTATTTTTGGCTagtagtaaatatatttttagataatttttaaaagataatatattATGAGGAAAAGTAGTTCCCTTAAGTAAGACAAATATGTTTACATATACTACACAATTTTAATGACAAAGGTACTTACATACTAATAACTATAGCCATGCTTATATGTCTGGAAAATACAGTAGTATCCTCTGCCAGTAGCATCAATGTTAGCAACTTACAGACAGAGAACATTGACCCTAATAGGGAATTCCttggttatttaaaataaagcagaTAAATTTACATAGAATTGTGACTACTTATGTTTCCAAATGACATCATTTTGCATGGCTGTGTTTATTTTCTAGAAAGACATGTTTTAAGTAAATTATGGAGGCTTTTCTTACTGTGATCTTGTAGGCAGGTCATGAGTCTTTTGGttagaaaagg contains:
- the LOC141575126 gene encoding uncharacterized protein LOC141575126; amino-acid sequence: MLPGHPGWPTCGRLPEQLGELRRRPSQLPPSLRLRRRGPGTRTPERKRARRRRRRTYRARLAAPPARYPAAAAAAAAASTRAARTHSTWPNSKEPGAGEGAPAGGAEWERGGCGEGEHGKCYNFLPCPPPGRGGRGTRRGEGSARGAPMSSLSFSPPRSPPLPSRRPPPASSLAGQAGPEFSVLGPRARGWRRRGRRRRKRESCLKAEAPRWESEQL